In one Sander lucioperca isolate FBNREF2018 chromosome 7, SLUC_FBN_1.2, whole genome shotgun sequence genomic region, the following are encoded:
- the polr1c gene encoding DNA-directed RNA polymerases I and III subunit RPAC1 — protein sequence MAATMSNVEEIRSRVILGEFNVKNVHSSNFPGNYPGYDDTWDMQKFQKNFRIDVVHLDESSMEFDMVGIDAAIANAFRRILLAEVPTMAIEKVFIYNNTSIVQDEVLAHRLGLVPIRADPRLFEYRNTVEEASEEEGSEIDTIQLQLKIKCSRNPRASKDSSDPRELYLNHMVYSRDIKWVPIGNQADVFADAVIGPVHDDILIAQLRPGHELDIIMHCVKGLGKDHAKFSPVATASYRLLPEITLLEPVEGEKAERLKRCFSRGVIDIEDVNGKKVAKVVNSRLDTCSREVLRHDDLKNVVKIGRLRDHFIFTVESTGILAPDVLVTEAIKVLMTKCQRFLNELDSTDIE from the exons GTTCATTCATCAAATTTCCCTGGCAACTACCCTGGCTATGATGACACATGGGATATGCAGAAATTTCAAAAG AACTTCAGAATTGACGTAGTGCATCTGGATGAGAGCAGTATGGAGTTTGACATGGTGGGGATCGATGCAGCCATCGCCAACGCCTTCAGAAGGATCTTACTAGCAGAG GTGCCCACCATGGCAATAGAGAAGGTGTTTATCTATAACAACACATCCATCGTCCAGGATGAAGTCCTGGCCCACAGATTGGGCCTCGTCCCCATCAGAGCTGACCCTCGCCTGTTTGAGTACAGGAACACTG TTGAAGAGGCTTCAGAGGAAGAAGGGTCAGAAATAGACACAATTCAACTGCAGCTGAAGATTAAATGCAGCAGGAACCCCAGAGCCAGCAAAGACTCGTCTGACCCACGAGAGCTGTATCTGAACCACATGG TTTATTCCAGGGACATAAAGTGGGTCCCCATTGGGAACCAGGCAGACGTGTTTGCAGACGCCGTCATCGGACCAGTACACGATGACATCCTGATAGCTCAGCTCAGGCCAGGACACGAGCTGGACATTATCATGCACTGTGTCAAAGGACTTG GTAAGGACCATGCTAAGTTCTCTCCGGTGGCCACAGCCAGCTACCGCCTCCTCCCAGAGATCACCCTGCTGGAGCCCGTGGAGGGAGAGAAGGCCGAGCGCCTAAAACGCTGCTTCTCACGAGGAGTTATAGACATAGAAGATGTTAATG gGAAAAAGGTTGCCAAAGTAGTGAACAGTCGCTTGGATACATGCAGCAGGGAAGTCCTCCGACACGATGACCTGAAGAATGTGGTGAAGATCGGAAGACTGCGAGACCATTTCATCT TTACTGTGGAGTCGACTGGCATCCTGGCTCCAGATGTTCTGGTCACAGAGGCCATCAAAGTCCTCATGACCAAGTGTCAGAGGTTTCTCAATGAACTGGACTCTACTGACATAGAGTGA
- the fbxo28 gene encoding F-box only protein 28, translating into MAAVVERVDGCVGSLDSDAVSPRQSSPPPDQPHQNNPLLGLPIVAIDAILNFLTYDEISLLRSVCKRMDVICQRVLNQGFLKVERYHSLCQRQVKAQLPRRESERRNHSLARHADILAAVETRLSLLNMTFMKYVDSNLCCFIPGKVIDEIYRVLRYVNSTRAPQRAHEVLQELRDISSMAMEYFDEKIVPILKKKLPGADLSGRLIGSTPVAGPSTSLTTMSLLAKNTPSRSEMTKVQQQVKVNGASMTVLRREMQEIRVKQLEQQKQLQDQEQKLLEQTQVIGEQNARLAELEHKLRELMDSSAAALGGARPGAPVPSTSSSAGAVATAAAAAATTANTVLASGSAAAASLSREPEGEGGASLKRTRKSSELPRQSKRLRSKK; encoded by the exons ATGGCGGCCGTCGTAGAGAGAGTTGATGGATGTGTTGGGTCCTTGGACTCGGACGCGGTGTCACCCAGACAGTCCAGCCCTCCACCGGACCAGCCGCACCAGAACAACCCGCTGTTAGGACTGCCCATTGTGGCCATCGATGCCATTCTGAATTTTCTGACCTACGACGAAATCAGCCTGCTGCGCTCG GTGTGTAAGCGCATGGACGTGATCTGCCAGCGCGTCCTGAACCAGGGCTTCCTGAAGGTGGAGCGGTACCACAGTCTGTGCCAGAGGCAAGTCAAAGCCCAGCTGCCCAG GCGAGAATCGGAGAGGAGAAACCATTCCCTGGCCCGCCACGCTGACATCCTGGCTGCCGTGGAGACGCGCCTCTCTCTGCTCAACATGACCTTCATGAAATACGTCGACTCCAACCTGTGCTGCTTCATCCCTGGAAAG GTGATAGATGAGATTTACCGCGTGCTGCGCTACGTGAACTCCACTCGGGCCCCACAGCGAGCTCACGAGGTTCTGCAGGAGTTGAGGGATATCTCCTCCATGGCCATGGAGTACTTTGACGAGAAGATTGTGCCCATCCTGAAGAAGAAGCTGCCGGGGGCAGACCTGTCCGGACGCCTCATTGGCTCCACACCAG TGGCCGGTCCATCCACCTCCCTGACCACCATGTCCCTGTTGGCCAAGAACACGCCGTCGCGCTCGGAGATGACCAAGGTGCAGCAGCAGGTGAAGGTGAACGGCGCGTCGATGACGGTGCTGCGCCGCGAGATGCAGGAGATCCGCGTCAagcagctggagcagcagaagCAGCTGCAGGACCAGGAGCAGAAGCTGCTGGAACAGACCCAGGTGATCGGCGAGCAGAACGCCCGCCTCGCCGAGCTGGAGCACAAGCTCCGCGAACTGATGGACAGCAGTGCCGCCGCCCTGGGCGGAGCCCGGCCCGGCGCCCCCGTCCCCTCCACATCCAGCAGCGCCGGCGCTGTGGCCACCGCGGCCGCCGCAGCCGCCACCACGGCCAATACGGTGTTGGCCAGTGGCAGCGCCGCCGCAGCGTCTCTATCCAGAGAGCCAGAGGGCGAGGGGGGGGCATCACTCAAACGCACCAGAAAGAGCTCGGAGCTCCCGCGACAGTCCAAACGGCTGCGCAGCAAGAAATAA